The Diospyros lotus cultivar Yz01 chromosome 11, ASM1463336v1, whole genome shotgun sequence region CTACATTAAAAACCTCTTAGTGTGAAGTTTATAACCTCTTAAACACTCTCCTTTAGACTATTAACTTTTGAGAATAAATTATACTCAAAAGactataacaataatatcaaaatCGATCCCATGTCTCCCAATTGAAAGCATTACAGTGTTCATTCAGAACTAGTCGTGACAAGTGCACATGTCATCATGCGCTGGAGTGCGGAGCTTAATGGTATGTTATGATTCATTACAAGATATGAGATTTATCccacattaaaatttaaactctTGATATGAGATTTATAATCTCTTTGATATCTTCTCTTTTAAcagctaattttttaaaataaattttacctGAGATTATATCAAAAGTCATAATCTAGCCTGTATAAGAGAATTTGAACTCAAATAATCTTTCTCAAGCAACACTTCCTAATTAGtacttaatttgaattatttcatatcttatcAATAAAACTACTAAATAATTTTGGGACATTTTGAGTTAATGGTCCCCCTTTGACATTATCACATGAACACTAACAGAGGTTGGACCCATCTTTTTCTCATCCCAATGCTTAAGTGGCCATTCTATTCTTTGACTTTCTCAATAATTATGCCACCCATTGAATGATAAACAAAGAgaagacaaataaattaaaaataaaagaaaaaacatcacCTAAATGAAGTTGAATGCAAACTCACCATAGATCCAAAACCACTTTGCTTCAATCTTGTGATCTAAGAACAAACCCTATTTATTCAAATCCACTGGGGGATGTGAAGATCCAAGTTATATTTCTACATGGAAAACCAGTTCCAAAGCTCAAGACACAAAATCATGCAGATCCTTGTCATGAACAGGCAAATTACCCTTCTAAATAGCCAAACTTTTAGAAGCAATCTCAAACACGTTCTCTGAAAGTCCATTGCTGGACACAATCATCTCCAGCTGAGCCTGCAAATGCAAGCAATAGTTCAGTTTTTACGACGAGGAAGATGATTAAGGAGGGGCTGCACCTTGTTAAAACTCAAACAAATCGAGCAATGCCAGTATAGGGAGAATCATCTTTCAGAGTTTCATACCTTGGCGAGGCTTTGCCGGGTTTCATCATACCGCCTCCATCTAGAAAAGGCTGACACCATCCGGGAAGCCACCTGCAATTCAGGGAGATTTAGTCAGCGATAAAGTGCAGTTAATCCTAGAACTAGATGCTGATGATTTGAGGGAGCTGTAGACTCAAACCTGGGGGTTCAGTTTGTCCAGCTGCAACACGAGCTCGCCCAAGAATTTGTAGCCCGAGCCATCTTTGGCATGGAAGTTCACGGGAGAGCCACAGAAACCGCCAATGAGTGAATATACCTGCCAACAAATGAATCCTAAAATGAGTACAACTTCTATGAACTTGGACCAAAAACGTGCCGTTCATGTGCATTTGGCGCCGTGAGAACTTTCATCTACCTTGTTTGGATTGCGCAGATCAAATGCAGGATGGTTTAGGAGGTTCTTGACGTTCTCCACATTCCCAGGAATGTCGGATATAGCTTGAAGAGCAAACCATTTGTTCACAACCTAGAGAAAAGTAAAACAGAATTATGGCAGCAGAACTGCAGAAACTTGTCCACCTTCACCTTTACCATCTCTATAAATATTAGCATAAGGCAGAACCAAAAGAGTAGGAATATAACTTTTTGTCTCACAAAGATCAATTACGAGAGAGATTAGCAATATCGACTCGAAATAAGCATTAGTACATTTTATTCTGGAAAAGTGACAAGAAACATCCACTTGTAAGAAACAATTTGTTCAAATGTCGATGTATGTTAGAGACTTGATGGTGAAGAATAATTGCTAAGGAACATAGTTAGCCACTTGATGAACTATGTTTGATAGAAATTACTCTTCAAACTTTTCACAGTGTGTTTGATGAACAATGTGAAGTGACAATGACTTCCAAGAGATTCTAGGGAggaaagaaaattaggtaaatacaacaacatatcaagccttaatcccactatatAGGGTCACCTACATGAAAGGAAGACAAGGAAATGATACACATTAAACTTGGTGTTTATAGTTCCCTAGTGGCACTTCAAAGCAACTACTATGAGCaagaattgatgaaatgaaatacAAAAATCCCGACAATCAGACTTTGAGTCAGGAAATTTATTGTTTCAAGCACACTACATTACTGCACAAATATGGGTATGAAGTTTTACGGTTGGGttcctcaaataattttctatggATGCCATGATGCAACTAAATTTGTATTTCTTGAATGCTTCTTTTACTTGCAATTAAACAAAAGCATTTTACTACCTAGGCATACTTGTTGGGCACAAATTGCACATTTCCAATACGCTAATTCAGTATATAACAAGAATTTAGAGAATTTAGAACAAGTCTGTTTAATGTAAATTTAGATGGAAACTCTTAGCAGCAACTCTGGCAAAAACTGCTTCAGAGGACCACTGTGCGTATCGCAACCAACTAAATTATTCAAGTAGGAAATATAGGTAAATTTTGAACCACAATAGTTTACACCAAATAAACACTTACAAATAACTATAAGCACTATCAGGAAGTGACTCACCAAGAAGTCGTGCTGCCACTTGCTATAGAAGTCAGCCAGAGTATCATCACGTATTTTTCCAGGCTTTTGGGCTATGGCAGCAAGAGCTGCAAATTGTTCAGTCATATTTGTGGCAGTTCTATATTCATGCAATGCAAGCTCAGTCAGATCCGGATCTTCAAGTGACGCAAGATATCCTGCAGAGAAgagaaatataaatttcataactCAACAAATTTTTATGGCAAAAAATGTACTATCTTTGCTAATGAATTCCTAAAGAAGCCATCTTGAAAAGAATACTCTTAAATAAAACAGACCAAGTGCAATGTTCTTAAGTGCCCGCCTCGCCATATTTGAATGGTTGAACTCATACGGTTCAGAGCTCCTGTTGTTTTTCACCTGTAACATGCAAAGCCAAGTTACCCACAAGGGGAGGAAGCATGTGGCagttttatcatatatatatatatatatatatgtacaaaagTATGTACGTTTGATAAGTACAGCAGTGTTAGATAACTTCAACACAGATGAATACCGTGCTGAGAAACTCTTCTTTCAGTTCAGAAGCAAGCTGCTTTCTGATGAAAGTTCTCACTGCATGAACAGCATCTGGATCTGCAATTTCCATCATATCCATGATCTCTCCTTCACCAGGCAGAGTtattgcctttgaaatgaattCCTGGATAATAGCAAAAATTTAAGCTGGTTTGTGCaatcatttttgtttccttGAATTGAAgtaaccaaaaaagaaaagaaaaacagcaAATACCTTGTCTAAGCTTGAGTCACAAAGTATGCTTTTAATCCCTTGCACAAATTGTGGATAAATTGTCAGTGACTTATTCTGTTGGAAATCAGCAACCAGGCTGAGCATCAGCTTCCTCGCCAATACCTGTCCAGCCTCCCAACTAAAAGCACAAAAAATTAGTTTGCACAGCCAGAAAACAAAAAGGGCTTCCTTTTCCTAAATGAAGGGAATGATATATTGTGATTAAGACTTACCGATTGAACTCATCTGAATCATGAGCAAGAAGGAAAGATAGATCATTTTCAGTAAGATCTGAGTCAAGTCTGACAGGAGCACTGTAGCCCCGTAAGATAGATGGAACTGGCCGCTCGGCTATATCAGAGAATATAAATTCTTCCTCCTCCTGCTCATCACCATCAAaaacatttaattattaagagagTAGAAGGAGAAAGATAAGCTTCCAACTATTGTTTGCTTGGAGACGTTTACGTCACTTTAGTTTGGTAGCATATCCCTGATAGTCCTATTTCTTAGATTCCAACTGATTCCCATCATAGAATTATGGTGCAATATGGCTGTGCAATATGTAGACTCAGTCTCAATATGATATCTTGGCATTTCTCTTGCTAAGAAATGGAGAACCAACAAAGATGTCTATTGAGACATTGGTTATATCATAAATTCAGAATTTGTTTTCAAAACCAACAAAGATGTGTTGGGATTTAGTATTTCacttttaatcaaattaattggaATTTCAGATGTTCACCTAATTCCAGGATATGTACTTCGTGAGTTTCTCTGCTCTAGAGAATTCTTCATTAACATTTGTGTCTTACACCTCTCTTGCAATCCCATTTGGTAGGAGGATAACAGTCCTGGATAGTAGCGTCTCAAAGTACCATGTATAGGTTCAACAAAAAATGGAATTTGCTTGTAGGAGAAGGAAAACTTGAAAAGTTCCTTTTTTCTCTATGAGTACCAGCAATAATAATAGTAAACAACCAATTCCaggtaaaaaattattacatttaTAATCATCTGGAAGCAACGATTAGAAGACTTTTTATCTTATATGAATTCCTTTACTATAAGGAAAGGTTTTGCTCAGTTTTCATTCATGTAGATGGTCTCACTAAGTGAAAGATAATCACATTActcacataattaataaatgtattCTTGAATCATAGatgcattttgttttcttttgtaagTTTTAGATTTCTGATTAAAATACTAGAAGAAACCAGTGTCGATCATTCTCTGTGCAgaatattgaaaagatgagaacAGTTGTAAATGAAACCCATATCCGTCTCTGTAGTAGCTTATGGGCACTAAAAGAATCTCAAGACTGGTCAATCTCAAAACCCCAACATTATGGGTTTAACtttggtatttgaaattgatttactGGACTCTTTTCTCCACAGAAGGTCAAACAAGCTAGTTGGTAGGTAAAAGGACAAACAAATTCAACCAAAGGATAGGATGAATTTTCATCTGCAGATTTTTTATCATGTAATGCAATAAGATATAGTCAAGGATGATAAAAGTGAGAATTTACTAGGTAGGAATGCCTCCCTCACTGAATTCACCACAGGATAGGATGAATTTTCATCTGCAGATTTTTTATCATGCAATGCAATGAGATATAGTCAAGGACAAAATAAGAGTGAGCATTGACTAGACAGAAATGCCTCCAGTAGCATATAAATAACCTCCATCCCCTTTAATGATTACGAGGTTGCACCAGGTGGATCGTATTATGCTACATGCAGGTCCCTTAGATGTCATTTCATGTAAAGCTTGGGTAACTTAGCAACAAAATACTCAAACCAGCCTATGTTTCTGAGGGTCAACTCTGGTTTGCTTTCTAAACATGATCATGAACCAATTCACATCTTTTCAAAGCTTACCTTCGTTAGTCTAAGAATAGTACTGTAGATAGGCCGACCACCATGTGCAAAGGACTCCAACTTCCCACCATGATACACAGAGGAAAGAGGCATGTCCTTGCCGCTTGAGTCCAGTAGACCTATTGATACAGGAATGAACATGGGATCCTTCACTGGCTGTCCTGGGGTTGGTGGCACCTCTTGCCTATGGAAACCCAAAACAGAGCACTTCATTATGATATCATAACCCAACGTTTGCAGACACACAAATCATAAATCCGATTTGGAAGTATACCTAAACTTTAAGGAATAAGTATGAGCCCCGGCATTGTAGGATGAAGTGACCTTCACACGAGGAGTTCCAGCTTGGGAgtacctgattttttttttttttttttgggggggggggggggcatcaCTCAAAAGCATAAGCAACAGATAAATGATTTCTCATCTGTCTACAGTTCATGTGTTAAGCATCAGATAAAACAAACGAAAACTAGTTGGTAACATACCACAAAAGGAAATTAGCAAAATCTGCATCATTAGCATCTCGCATGGCAGCAAAGAAATCTTCACAAGTTACAGCTTGCTCATCATGCCGCTTGAAATATAGATCCATGCCCTGAAAAGCGAAAAGGTGTTACCAGTTTGCAGAAAGCAGCTGTGTCACATGTAAAATAAAGAATCGTGTACATGTAGGTTAAGCTAGTTTTTACTTTTCTGAACCCTTGGCTCCCTAATAGGGTTTTGTACATTCTCACAACTTCAGCTCCCTGATAGAAAGATAAAACAATACACGAAGTAAGTTGCAATAATTGTTATCCACAGAAAAGTAGGGAGATAGAGAGTACatgaataaaaatatccaaaccTTTTCATACACCtgtaataaaagaaaagaacaaaggAAAACAGTTAGAGGTCTGCCAAAGGAAACACGAGAATGAGCATAAGAAGTGAGACAGAATTATAGAACCCTACCGTGACTGCAAGTTTGTGGCAGTGAATGTCCCGGATTAGAcatcataaccaatattacAGCATGAAGAGATGGCACAAATATTCAAACAAGTCAAGTCAATAGCATATTATAGTTTCCTAGACCAAACAAAaacttatttgaatatttaacaaaagaatccCCCTTCATAAGACACAAGACAGGATCTTGCCTGTATAGAAGTTGTCCATCTGTCACAAGACAAATGATACCAACATGAATACAGTTTCTAAGAATGTAGTCAATAGCTCTAGAATAAAGAGGAattattcaatagaaaattttcaaaccttaataTAAGAATGTGGCCGTACAGGATGAGCCATGGGTCCGGCATCCTGGCAAGCAAGACAAACAAAATTGCAACAGGAATAAGCTAATGAAAAAAAGAGCAGCAGTAGTCAGATGAAATGAGCAAATATACCTAACAAATCGGCTCTCCATGTTTTCAACTATGCCATTAGCAACTGATGTTGCACAGGTAAAGGCTTCACTATAACTTTTCTAGTTCTAAAGATAGAGAGTAAAATACAATAGTTTTTTTACTTGGAATTAAAACGATGGTTATGCTAATCAAGTAGCAATTGATGCAAACCCACAAAATGGAAGcaatattcataattttaataaaatctaCCAATAAATGAAATTTACCTGTGGAAACTGATAACTCCGAAGCTTTGACACATCGGCAATTCGCTTTACTGTACGGCTCCCCATGTCGGATGAAAATTCCTGCCAGAGAAACAGAAATTAAAGTCATAAACACAACCAAACaagatatatacatacacacacacacacacacacacatttatggCAGTTGCttcataattaaaaatgtaACCATACCTGATCACGGAAAACAGTTAGACCTTCTTTAAGGCTAAGCTGAAACCAGTCTCGGCATGTCACTCTACAATAAGAAGAGGACAAATGATTAGAAAAGAGAACACCAAAAGGTTGTACGAAAGGAGTAAAAAAATTCAGAGTATGAATGTAAGGTGACCTGTTGCCCGTCCAGTTGTGAAAATACTGCAAcatgcaaaagaaataaaacccaaattagacacaatgaacaaaaagaaacaaaagataagacacacacacacacattactGAGAAATAGATGACAAACCTCATGACCAATAACTCCTAAAATTGCAGCATAATCTGAATCTGTAGCAGTTTCTGGAGAAGCCAAGACAAGCTTGGAATTGAATAACTGTTAAAAACCAAGGCAGACAAACATCAATAAATTGAAACAGTAGATGTGAACAAAAAGCTAGGAAGTTTTCTAGAAGCATACATTCAAGCTCTTATTTTCCATGGCTCCCCTGGCAGTCAATACATGAAACACAATTGgtaatttagaaaaagaaaataagagagaattgCAAAGCACAACATAGATCAGGATAAAGAACATATATTAGACGCACAGAAAATGTTGCAACTTACATGTTAAAATCAGGGACGGCTACAATATTGAAGAGATCCAGGTCATACTCGAGACCAAAaacctgtatgcaaatgtcaaAAGATGAGGCAGAATACTTTAGCATCAACATCTAGAAGATAGATCAAAGAATGCATCCAAGGGACAGCTTGAAAGgtaaagagagaaaggaaagcCCACATCTTCATCCCATTTCATTGCTGCCTTGAGGGAATACATGGCATGTGCAGTCTTGGGTAGATCATGTTCCGGAGTCCAGATCCTAAGAGATACTTTACGACCAGAACGAGTGGTAAAGGCGTCATCTCTGCTCTTCAACTGTCCAGCAACTAACGCAAAGAGATAGCAAGGTTTCTTGAAGGGATCCTCCCAAAGAGCATAGTGCCTGCCACCCTGCAGCAGAACAAAATTTACAGTTCAGCAAATACAATAGTTAAGCATCTATACTTAATGAATAAAAGAACTCACCTCAAGTTCTCCTTGCTCTATGAGATTTCCATTAGACAACAACACAGGATATAGTGACTTATCAGCTTCAATATGGCAAGTGTATTTTGCCATTATATCAGGACGATCCTGACAGTGCAAATGAAGTCATTATCAAGTAAAAACAGATTGGAGTCTAATATGTGATTGTCAGGATGTATAGTTTCTTTAAATTATAAACCTGATAGAATGTAATTCTCCGGAAACCCTCTGCTTCACATTGTGTGCAGAAATTCCCAGATGATTTGTATAACCCCTGCAGTTGAGAGTGGAAATTGGAAAAACAGAAAGAGGGGGGGAAGAAAAGTCACATGCACAAGTGTAAAATTGTGTAGATAAAATATGCTGTTTCACCTCTAATGATGTGTTCTTCTGTGGATATATCTCGGTTACAATTTGCAATGTAAATGTACCACTTGGCAGTGATGAGAGAGTCAGATGGCGTGAATCCAAGTGGAAATCTCCCTCCTGAAACACATCAAAGATCTACAGTTGGAAAGAGCAACCTTCTGAAGTTTGAACCCAAACATGCAGTATAAACTTTGGTTAACTGTGATACCTACACACGCATGCATGCACACAAGTATGTTACCTAGGATATCTACACACATGCATGGATGCATGTACACTGAAATGTCATAGAGGGCAATAAAAGATAGTGAAATGAAACTAATATTTTACACTGTAATAATTCAGAGCAGTGGACCAAAATGagaaagcaacaccaacaaATTCATGTTCATGCATAGCAGTTAAGACACTGAAACACAAAACTTTATAGAAACTTATTGCATACCTTTGGTTCCTTGCCATTGACCTGAATTGAAACTAGCTTCAGATCTTGCCCATCCAAGACTAGAGGAGAAGTGCAACCTATCCTCAAGATAACAAGTACACCACTTGAAGTTTAAGTCCAATATTTTGGTGCAATTAAACCACAACACTATTCAGAAAGATAAAATCCGGTAGAAGATATTTTATGGCATGCAGTGCCAATTGCTACAACATTACCTTCAACCCTAGGGTAGACACAAATTTTGGAACAGACAATTGTTTTCTCCTCGCCTAGCGAAAATTTTAAGTCCACCTGAACATTCATAGTTAAGGAGACAAAATGTCAGTATCAAAATTAACAGTCCTATATACACGTATGAGACTATTCTTTTATAGTTGATGCATCAGTGAGTACATATATACCGTATCAAAATAGTAGTCAGGCAACTTGTAATCTTTTAGAAAAATTTCTTTGGGCATCTCCATTTTCTGTTCTTCAACTTGCTTCGGTAAGGGTTCTGCTGCAACTGAACAAATTAGCCTCTGGCTGAATTGCTTGACCCTCTATGACAGTTGAcatttgcttaattaattaatgagcaTGAAAATGACATAATAGTAGTGATAAATTCAATCATAAGTTCATAACAACTCACTTGTGATGAAGgatgatgaaaacaaaaatttttcCGATGTGCAACCTAATAGCACGGGGAGAGGATTTTTGTTAGAAGACTAATTCAAATCACACAAATCCAGAAATACCACAAATAAATGAACAATTACAGCAGCAAATGCACAAACCTCCAAGCTAAGGCAATGCCTATATCTGGAGATACTTTTAGCTGTATGCCCAATAGAACTAACACCACAAGTGGCTGGAAACTGTAATAACAGCAGAGGTGTGTGTAAGTTGCCTACTGAAAATTGCAATTCACATAGAGCTCCCAGCGAAAATACCATGGCATCAAAACACATGATCTACAGCCTTGTAATGCATGGATAGgaatgaaaggagaaaaaagaatagaccttatttctatttctattgtTTCGTTTTCTTTTGCAGGGACAGGGTTAAGGTTGAAACTGAGTATATAATGAATTCAGATTTAACTGACGACAGAAACAATAAGAGTCTAAATAAGTTAACCCTAAGCCTGGACAAAAGATCATTTTCCATGAGCAGAAGGGAACAAACAAAGTCCATATCCAAATTAACAGAACATGTTTAATGTGCATCCTAAAACAACAATGACAACAAATTGAGTAGAGTGCATTCCGTACTTTAGCAGTTTCAAAGAAGACGCG contains the following coding sequences:
- the LOC127813117 gene encoding puromycin-sensitive aminopeptidase, yielding MARLILPCKGSGLPKTCILGLISSAHFPATCGVSSIGHTAKSISRYRHCLSLEVAHRKNFCFHHPSSQRVKQFSQRLICSVAAEPLPKQVEEQKMEMPKEIFLKDYKLPDYYFDTVDLKFSLGEEKTIVCSKICVYPRVEGCTSPLVLDGQDLKLVSIQVNGKEPKEGDFHLDSRHLTLSSLPSGTFTLQIVTEIYPQKNTSLEGLYKSSGNFCTQCEAEGFRRITFYQDRPDIMAKYTCHIEADKSLYPVLLSNGNLIEQGELEGGRHYALWEDPFKKPCYLFALVAGQLKSRDDAFTTRSGRKVSLRIWTPEHDLPKTAHAMYSLKAAMKWDEDVFGLEYDLDLFNIVAVPDFNMGAMENKSLNLFNSKLVLASPETATDSDYAAILGVIGHEYFHNWTGNRVTCRDWFQLSLKEGLTVFRDQEFSSDMGSRTVKRIADVSKLRSYQFPQDAGPMAHPVRPHSYIKMDNFYTGKILSCGAEVVRMYKTLLGSQGFRKGMDLYFKRHDEQAVTCEDFFAAMRDANDADFANFLLWYSQAGTPRVKVTSSYNAGAHTYSLKFRQEVPPTPGQPVKDPMFIPVSIGLLDSSGKDMPLSSVYHGGKLESFAHGGRPIYSTILRLTKEEEEFIFSDIAERPVPSILRGYSAPVRLDSDLTENDLSFLLAHDSDEFNRWEAGQVLARKLMLSLVADFQQNKSLTIYPQFVQGIKSILCDSSLDKEFISKAITLPGEGEIMDMMEIADPDAVHAVRTFIRKQLASELKEEFLSTVKNNRSSEPYEFNHSNMARRALKNIALGYLASLEDPDLTELALHEYRTATNMTEQFAALAAIAQKPGKIRDDTLADFYSKWQHDFLVVNKWFALQAISDIPGNVENVKNLLNHPAFDLRNPNKVYSLIGGFCGSPVNFHAKDGSGYKFLGELVLQLDKLNPQVASRMVSAFSRWRRYDETRQSLAKAQLEMIVSSNGLSENVFEIASKSLAI